CAGCACTACAGCCTGGTTTCATGGTGTTGAGCCCTACTGGATACCTGGTGCTGGTCATGCAACGATGCTGGAAGATGGTTGGATTCATGGTGCTGAAATTGTAACAAAATGTCTCGGTACCCTTGGATAGGTGCCGCTGTCTTGACTATCATCGGCTCGGCGTTAGTTGCAGATTCTTTGCTTGGGCTATACGCGGCAACTGTGAAGCCAGTGAAACTATAATTAACATGAGGATAAGACTATGAAAAGATTGGCAATTATAGCAGCCAGCGGGGTTATGTTTGCGTTCAGCGGTGCGGCAATGGCTGATGGCCAGTCCATCTATGAGAGCGGCACTTCGCCGACTTGTGCCTCATGCCATGATCGTGGTACCGCCGGTGCGCCGAAGATCAACGAGCCGGGCGACTGGGACGGCATTGATTTGGATGCCGAGGCCCTCGTTGATAGCACTATGGACGGCAAAGGCGCTATGCCTGCTTACGACGGCCGCGCAGATCGCGATGAGGTCAAGGAAGCCGTTGAGTACATGCTCTCCACTATCGAGTAATCTAACGCTTTCAGGCATAGGGAGGTGCCGGGCCGCACTGGCTGAACGCAGAGGCGTATCCTGTTAACTAACGAGAGCTGTCATGCAGGGTTGCGTTGCGGTTGGCGGTGGCAGCAATGGATGCAAAGCTGGCGGTCGCCCCGGGTTGCTCGAAAAAGTTTTCGTCAACCCGGGGCCTGAACTATTAGGTAGTAGATAGCCTGATTCTGCCTTACTCCTCTCTAGGAAACTTAATGATCTTCTGGAGCTGTTCGCCGTCCCTTTCGATCAGCAGCGGCAGCCAGGTGCCATGGGGTTGATTTTGGACCGCTTGCTGGAGATCTCGGGGGTGGGTGATTTTTTCGCCTGCCGCTTTAATTACCCGATCGCCGGTAGCGATGCCGGCATCAGCTGCGGGGCTCTCTGACAGAACCTGAACTATTTTCACTAGCTCTTCGTCGTCCATCTCCATGCCGACCCCCATGCGCGGTGGTTCAGGGTCGTCAGCTTCAGGGGTGGCAACTACAAATAAATAGTCTGCGCGGTTGTCTTGCGGACAGGGCTGCCCGGCCTCATGAGGTAACAGCACAACTACATCATCATGGCCTAAGTCATTGAGTTGAAAAGGTATTCCGTGACCGTATTGGGCGTGGCCCATGCCGACAATACCTACTACCGGAGCGCCGTGATCGTCGTGGGCCTTTTTCAGCCCTTCCGCCATAGCCCTGTCCCAGAAGGTCTGTGCTTCGATGAAGTGTTGCTGGTCAATATCGCCGGGGTGGCGTTCGAGCACTTCGGCTAATTGCTGTTGGTAATCTTCCAGTGGATCTGCCGGCTTGCTGACCCCTTCGCGCTGTTCGCTGCTAAGTTCATCCAGGCCTATCTCGCGGACTTTGCGGACTGTAGCGCGGTCGACGTTAATTGCTTGAGATGGAATTTGGTGCATGCGTACGAAATGGAATAGCGGCATGTAGAGTTCTGGTTCAAAGCCCCAGACTTCATCCCAGTTGGATTTGCTAAGAAATGAGTCCTCGGTTAGTTGGCCATCTATCCAGCTGTCTACTGCCGCTTGACTGCTGCGGGGAAACATTTCAAACCCTACGGCAGTCAGCATTCCTTTGCCGAGCAGTCCAGATAGCATATGCAGTTGCCAGCGGTGGTGTTCACTGCTGTCGTGACGTTCGCCGAGCAGGATGTAAGAGGCATCACCAAGTCGATTTATTGTTTCTGCGGTGCTGAGTTCTTCGTCCGCCTCAGTGGAATACCAAGTGCCAGGGGTGCTGCAATCTGGCTCGGCCGCGAGCGAGCCGCAGCCGAGTATGGTGCTTGCAGCAAGTGCGGTGCTTATGACAATAGACCGTTGGCGCATTATTTGTTCCCTATATGATGTATCATAACCACAATCGTACCGGCATGGGCTCGGTGTTTGCCAGATGGGAGATCCTAGAGCTACACCAGAGACCACCTCTAAAGCTCCCCCGGAGCCATTGCCTGTCCCGGGGTGGAGGACGCCGTGACTCCATCCCTGGAGGCCTCATGGCGCCATCCCCGGCGCCAAAACCTCCACACCTGGAAAGCTAATGGCTCCGGGGAAGTTTTAGAGGCGGCCCAAAGATTGTTGAGTCTCTGCGGCTGCTAAGAGAGGATCCAGAGTTTGAGCTGCTGAATATTAGATAAGGTTTTGCAAATGTCGAGTATTAAAGGGATACCAGTAGTAAGTGGTGCTAAAGTTGAGCGCGACGGGATTTCTGTCATTAAAGATGGCATTAAATCCGGTAATCGCGCTGCTGCGAGCTCCCGCCAGCGCAAGCCTTCATGGCTGCGGGCCCGGGCACCTGGCGGTGCAGGGTTCCGTCAGGTGCGCGAGATCGTCAGTGGACACGGGCTGCACACCGTTTGTGAAGAGTCGTATTGCCCCAATATGGGTGAGTGCTGGAGCCACGGTACGGCAACATTCATGGTGCTCGGTTCAGTCTGTACTAGGGCTTGCCAGTTCTGTTCGGTAGATACTGGCAATCCTCGTGGTCGGGTAGAAGAGGATGAGCCTCAGCGTATCGCTGAATCGGTGCAGCTCATGGGGTTGCAATACGCGGTTATCACCTCGGTTAACCGTGACGATCTGTCCGACGGGGGAGCAGCTCATTACGCTGCATGTGTGGACCGTGTGAAGCAACTTAACCCGGAAACAGCCATCGAAGTTTTGACGCCCGATTTTAATGGTGAGGAGCAGGATATTGCAGTGGTTGCTCGCTCAGGCCTGGAGGTTTTCGCGCACAACTTGGAGACGGTCAGGCGGTTGACCCCAGAGGTTCGTGATCGCCGTGCTGATTACCTGCAGAGCCTGGAAGTTTTGGCAGCCGCTAAGCGGGCGAACGGTAACATCCTTACCAAATCGAGTTTGATGGTCGGGCTGGGCGAAGAAGAAGAGGAGATAGTTTCTGCTCTTGAGGATATGCGCCGCTATGATGTCGATATAGCAACCTTAGGACAGTATCTTCAGCCTACCCGCAACCATTTGCCGGTGCAGCGCTACTATAGTCCCCAGGAACTTAATAGCTTGCGTGAGACTGGTCTGCAGCTCGGCTTCCGCGAGGTCGTAGCAGGCCCTCTGGTGCGCTCCAGTTATCGCGCCGAAAGGGTTATGGAGCAGAACAACGTCGGCATAGATAGCAGTGAACAGCAGAAATAAGAAGTGCTAGGGCTTTTTGGGATCTGCAAGTGTAACCATCAATGATGTCCTTAACCGCAACTGAATTGGCGTGGCGTGATAGGTTGTTGGAGTCTGCCTCACGGGTGGCAAGGCTGGCCTGTGGTTGCGGCATATTGGTGATGCTTGTCTGCGGCGATGCTTTTCCAGAGGCCTTAGCAAGCTCAGAGGAGCAAGAACGGGAACAGG
This Halorhodospira halochloris DNA region includes the following protein-coding sequences:
- the lipA gene encoding lipoyl synthase, whose amino-acid sequence is MSSIKGIPVVSGAKVERDGISVIKDGIKSGNRAAASSRQRKPSWLRARAPGGAGFRQVREIVSGHGLHTVCEESYCPNMGECWSHGTATFMVLGSVCTRACQFCSVDTGNPRGRVEEDEPQRIAESVQLMGLQYAVITSVNRDDLSDGGAAHYAACVDRVKQLNPETAIEVLTPDFNGEEQDIAVVARSGLEVFAHNLETVRRLTPEVRDRRADYLQSLEVLAAAKRANGNILTKSSLMVGLGEEEEEIVSALEDMRRYDVDIATLGQYLQPTRNHLPVQRYYSPQELNSLRETGLQLGFREVVAGPLVRSSYRAERVMEQNNVGIDSSEQQK
- a CDS encoding ChaN family lipoprotein, with product MRQRSIVISTALAASTILGCGSLAAEPDCSTPGTWYSTEADEELSTAETINRLGDASYILLGERHDSSEHHRWQLHMLSGLLGKGMLTAVGFEMFPRSSQAAVDSWIDGQLTEDSFLSKSNWDEVWGFEPELYMPLFHFVRMHQIPSQAINVDRATVRKVREIGLDELSSEQREGVSKPADPLEDYQQQLAEVLERHPGDIDQQHFIEAQTFWDRAMAEGLKKAHDDHGAPVVGIVGMGHAQYGHGIPFQLNDLGHDDVVVLLPHEAGQPCPQDNRADYLFVVATPEADDPEPPRMGVGMEMDDEELVKIVQVLSESPAADAGIATGDRVIKAAGEKITHPRDLQQAVQNQPHGTWLPLLIERDGEQLQKIIKFPREE
- a CDS encoding c-type cytochrome → MKRLAIIAASGVMFAFSGAAMADGQSIYESGTSPTCASCHDRGTAGAPKINEPGDWDGIDLDAEALVDSTMDGKGAMPAYDGRADRDEVKEAVEYMLSTIE